In the Methanococcoides methylutens genome, one interval contains:
- a CDS encoding tRNA (guanine(10)-N(2))-dimethyltransferase: MKSTKVTEGNTTVLVPVPPEGVPFPPSEAPVFYNPHMELNRDISVAATLAYARRLSSQKEIDISDIRYVDTMSASGIRGLRIANEVGVSTTLNDWSDEAFELILENIELTGLSETAEATCKNANVLMHERRFNIVDLDPFGSPAPYLDAATRSVVHLLEVTATDTAPLCGAHFNSGMRKYTAVPLNNEFHSEMGVRILLGKVARELAKHDKGMTPLLSHATRHYVRAYLQVKKGAKQADRSLRELGFLIHCEKCGQRRFFHGLAVAIDDTCPSCENKMQIAGPLWLGQLHEKEFCDEVLAEMESLDLGKKEQAKKIIIACRDEFNMPFFYDQHLICKRIGISAPAMEGFIEALRSTGASVSRTHFSGTSFKTDAELDSINEVLRSM; encoded by the coding sequence ATGAAGAGCACAAAGGTAACCGAAGGTAATACTACGGTCCTTGTACCGGTACCTCCTGAAGGCGTTCCATTCCCGCCATCAGAAGCACCGGTATTCTACAATCCTCATATGGAACTGAACCGCGATATCTCCGTCGCAGCTACTTTAGCATATGCAAGGAGACTGTCATCCCAGAAGGAGATCGATATCTCGGATATACGGTATGTTGATACAATGTCCGCATCAGGTATCCGGGGACTTAGGATCGCCAACGAGGTTGGCGTTTCAACAACATTGAATGATTGGAGCGATGAGGCTTTTGAACTTATTCTTGAGAATATTGAATTGACCGGTCTATCGGAAACCGCGGAAGCCACATGCAAGAACGCAAACGTTCTGATGCATGAGAGGCGTTTTAATATTGTGGACCTTGATCCTTTTGGAAGTCCTGCACCTTATCTGGATGCTGCGACAAGGTCAGTTGTTCACCTTCTTGAGGTCACTGCAACTGATACTGCTCCACTTTGCGGTGCACATTTTAATTCGGGGATGCGAAAATATACTGCTGTGCCTTTGAACAATGAGTTCCATAGCGAGATGGGCGTGCGTATCCTTCTTGGTAAAGTTGCAAGGGAGCTTGCAAAGCATGACAAAGGCATGACTCCACTGCTTTCACATGCTACAAGACACTATGTTCGTGCCTATCTTCAGGTTAAAAAAGGTGCTAAACAGGCCGATAGGTCCCTCAGGGAACTTGGATTCCTGATCCATTGTGAGAAATGCGGTCAAAGGAGATTTTTCCATGGTCTGGCTGTTGCTATCGATGATACATGTCCTTCATGTGAAAACAAAATGCAGATCGCGGGTCCTCTGTGGTTGGGACAACTGCATGAAAAGGAGTTCTGTGATGAGGTTCTGGCAGAGATGGAATCTCTGGATCTTGGTAAGAAAGAGCAGGCAAAGAAGATCATTATTGCCTGTAGGGATGAATTTAACATGCCTTTCTTCTATGATCAGCATCTGATATGCAAAAGGATCGGTATTTCGGCACCTGCGATGGAAGGCTTCATTGAAGCGCTCAGGTCAACTGGCGCGAGTGTTTCAAGAACACATTTTAGTGGCACCTCTTTTAAGACCGATGCAGAGCTTGATAGCATAAATGAGGTCCTTAGATCAATGTAA
- a CDS encoding helix-turn-helix domain-containing protein codes for MAKENPEYLFLQEKPTLALLAIWFYGRTYASVITKEINSTFAHTTKILSRMEEDGLVVFSVEGRIKYVELTEKGHNVVSLLKELVVSLGGELPDEYDLEGRHEVSEAELDPTSAEILDRIKKLRIKVENIYKELVDSDADVETSKRKLGPFSRELAMISDVIDSSETPVNDEVISAFDATREVFLSLLNKNG; via the coding sequence TTGGCAAAGGAAAATCCGGAATATCTGTTCTTGCAGGAGAAGCCAACACTTGCTTTATTGGCTATTTGGTTCTATGGAAGAACATATGCCTCTGTTATTACAAAAGAGATCAATTCCACATTCGCACACACAACAAAGATACTGTCAAGAATGGAAGAGGATGGTCTTGTAGTATTTTCTGTTGAAGGGCGCATCAAGTATGTTGAGTTGACCGAAAAAGGTCACAATGTTGTTTCTCTCCTCAAGGAACTTGTTGTTTCTCTGGGTGGAGAGCTTCCGGATGAATATGATCTTGAGGGCAGGCATGAAGTTAGTGAAGCTGAGCTTGATCCTACTTCTGCTGAGATCCTGGATCGGATCAAAAAATTGCGTATCAAGGTTGAGAACATTTACAAGGAACTTGTGGATTCTGATGCTGATGTCGAGACTTCTAAAAGAAAACTTGGGCCATTTAGCCGTGAACTGGCGATGATAAGTGATGTGATCGATTCTTCTGAAACACCCGTTAATGACGAGGTTATCAGTGCTTTTGATGCTACAAGGGAAGTATTCCTATCCCTTCTGAACAAAAACGGTTAA
- a CDS encoding DUF2110 family protein translates to METAILTIKIYANLERALSSAAFMLENELKDIDATVEVSVNSEGWLQANVSGEDEVFAANFLIDKYGTPVVKVENTVAYKGSISSIDDDGITVDIGTTVKLLPEALKALGVGTVSQIASRFGLIPHLPVSVRIEGQDGIITGRFTKDQLDLFWGWKKAATDRLIVNSVTRSELKSAIKKKGHGRDIYGIERIGLLESIVVCREKTDGPGIVAEIGPLLNAEIGVVRGTR, encoded by the coding sequence ATGGAAACAGCAATCTTAACTATCAAAATATACGCTAATTTAGAACGTGCATTAAGCTCCGCGGCGTTCATGCTGGAAAACGAGCTTAAGGATATTGATGCCACTGTCGAAGTTTCCGTAAATTCAGAAGGCTGGCTTCAGGCAAATGTTTCAGGTGAGGATGAAGTATTTGCGGCCAATTTCCTGATCGATAAATACGGAACTCCTGTTGTCAAAGTGGAAAATACTGTTGCCTACAAAGGCTCTATTTCTTCAATTGATGATGATGGAATAACTGTTGATATCGGTACTACTGTAAAGCTTCTGCCGGAGGCTCTAAAAGCTCTTGGTGTGGGTACAGTTTCACAGATCGCATCCCGCTTTGGCTTGATCCCGCATCTTCCTGTTTCTGTCAGGATCGAAGGGCAGGATGGTATTATCACAGGTCGTTTTACTAAAGACCAGCTCGATCTTTTCTGGGGTTGGAAAAAAGCTGCAACAGACAGGTTGATCGTGAATTCTGTGACACGATCTGAACTAAAAAGTGCCATCAAGAAGAAGGGTCATGGTAGGGATATCTATGGCATCGAAAGGATCGGTCTGCTGGAAAGTATAGTTGTCTGCCGTGAGAAAACCGATGGTCCGGGAATTGTGGCTGAAATAGGTCCTCTTTTAAATGCAGAGATTGGTGTAGTAAGAGGTACTCGTTGA
- a CDS encoding V4R domain-containing protein, which translates to MKGEGHTALFSNRDGIIAIEGPVKLQIMELLKDSSRSFDEIVKYTGKAKSTISVHLSDLKQNNLLEERIDPKDKRKKTYVMCSQYAACSQKPIVEHYHAALKKFTTTFDSERELLTSILHAVQSGFEAQGINHRPIMETIGQDVGIRVAENFTCTHLEGLFEEVADYWETHKLGYLSVPSYDPLAIQIDDCFVCKGAPDIGQKLCSFSEGLLQGIIYQKLNMQCNLVEIECHGNGDDHCLFVMQ; encoded by the coding sequence ATGAAAGGCGAAGGTCACACTGCACTATTTTCAAACAGGGATGGCATTATTGCCATTGAGGGTCCGGTAAAGCTCCAGATAATGGAGCTGTTGAAAGATAGTTCAAGATCGTTCGATGAGATCGTTAAGTATACAGGAAAAGCAAAATCCACGATCTCCGTGCACCTGAGTGACCTTAAGCAAAATAACCTTCTTGAAGAAAGGATCGATCCAAAGGACAAACGCAAGAAGACCTATGTGATGTGTTCCCAGTATGCAGCATGTTCACAAAAACCAATCGTGGAACACTACCATGCGGCACTGAAAAAATTTACTACCACTTTTGATAGTGAAAGAGAACTTTTAACATCTATTCTTCATGCAGTTCAAAGCGGCTTTGAGGCCCAGGGCATTAACCACAGGCCAATAATGGAAACCATCGGACAGGATGTCGGCATACGGGTCGCTGAAAATTTTACATGCACACATCTTGAGGGGCTTTTTGAAGAAGTCGCAGATTATTGGGAGACACACAAGCTTGGATACCTTTCTGTCCCATCCTATGACCCCCTTGCAATACAGATCGATGATTGCTTTGTGTGCAAAGGCGCACCTGACATCGGACAAAAACTCTGCTCTTTTAGTGAAGGACTTCTCCAGGGAATAATATACCAGAAACTTAACATGCAGTGTAATCTTGTGGAGATAGAATGTCATGGCAATGGCGATGACCACTGCCTTTTCGTAATGCAATAA
- a CDS encoding class I SAM-dependent methyltransferase has product MKAVIVRVRDVEKVKNELISIGVLDRDRKIRIVEHPDGKFAEIPVISGMDLSDVDGSCINGSNISGFDIVEQDEPDFYRSTMSLKEHLSGTVPEELIERIPSGWQVLGDIVIVSIPEELQSYRKDIASKLLEINPRCMCVLQDFGIKGTFREPEREIIIGEGTETIQKEHGCSFKLDATKIMYSKGNLAERKRMSKLGKDEVVVDMFAGIGYFSIPLAVHGKPKKVYSIELNPVSYNYLLENIRLNHLEGIVHAINGDCGEVTPQGVADRVIMGYVGITHHYLDKGIGAIRKEGGMLHYHETTPEVLIFERPIQRIKDAASALGRDVEIRGCHRIKKYSPGVWHVVVDAFIK; this is encoded by the coding sequence ATGAAAGCAGTAATAGTTCGTGTCAGGGATGTGGAAAAAGTAAAGAATGAACTTATTTCCATAGGTGTTTTGGATAGAGATAGAAAGATAAGGATAGTTGAACATCCGGATGGCAAATTTGCTGAGATCCCGGTAATTTCTGGTATGGACCTATCTGATGTTGATGGATCATGTATTAATGGATCAAATATTAGTGGATTTGATATTGTTGAGCAGGATGAGCCAGATTTCTACCGTTCTACTATGTCCTTAAAAGAGCATCTAAGTGGAACAGTCCCTGAAGAACTGATCGAACGTATTCCATCAGGGTGGCAGGTACTCGGTGATATTGTGATCGTGAGCATTCCTGAGGAGTTGCAAAGCTACAGGAAGGACATCGCAAGTAAGCTCCTTGAGATCAATCCAAGGTGCATGTGCGTATTGCAGGACTTTGGTATCAAAGGCACTTTCAGGGAACCTGAGCGTGAGATCATCATCGGAGAAGGTACAGAGACCATCCAGAAGGAGCATGGATGTTCTTTCAAGCTGGATGCTACGAAGATCATGTACTCAAAAGGCAATCTTGCTGAAAGAAAGCGCATGAGCAAGCTCGGAAAAGATGAGGTAGTAGTGGACATGTTTGCGGGTATCGGTTACTTCTCGATCCCTCTTGCAGTCCATGGTAAGCCCAAAAAGGTCTATTCCATAGAGCTGAATCCGGTATCCTACAATTACCTGCTTGAGAATATACGGCTTAACCACCTTGAAGGGATCGTTCATGCAATTAATGGTGATTGTGGTGAGGTCACACCACAGGGAGTTGCTGACAGGGTGATCATGGGTTATGTGGGGATCACTCATCACTATCTGGACAAGGGCATAGGAGCAATCCGAAAGGAAGGTGGTATGCTCCATTATCATGAAACCACTCCAGAGGTCCTTATATTTGAGCGTCCAATTCAGAGGATTAAAGATGCTGCTTCTGCTCTTGGCAGGGATGTCGAGATACGCGGATGTCACCGTATCAAGAAGTATTCTCCTGGCGTCTGGCATGTTGTAGTGGACGCTTTCATTAAGTGA
- a CDS encoding DUF2124 domain-containing protein, with amino-acid sequence MEVINNASGIGGLLTSFRGIVKDSKKIMFIGTAGFCTPFAELMAYVLRDTPIEVGFIPDIRHHEAKAIVSTPSGMQIGDEIDHHADTVVLLGGLAMPKMKIDVDDMRDTLESVLENAEDTTIIGVCFQSMFETQCWIGPIDFDYVIDSDISISTIKV; translated from the coding sequence ATGGAAGTAATTAATAATGCCAGTGGAATTGGCGGTCTGCTTACATCCTTCAGAGGTATTGTAAAAGATTCAAAGAAGATCATGTTCATCGGAACAGCCGGATTTTGTACCCCTTTTGCAGAACTGATGGCATACGTCCTGCGGGATACGCCTATCGAGGTCGGATTCATCCCGGACATCAGACATCACGAAGCAAAGGCAATCGTATCCACACCAAGCGGCATGCAGATCGGCGATGAGATCGACCATCACGCAGACACCGTCGTCCTTCTGGGCGGACTGGCAATGCCAAAGATGAAGATCGACGTAGATGACATGAGAGATACGCTTGAAAGTGTCCTTGAGAATGCTGAGGATACAACAATTATAGGAGTATGCTTCCAGTCAATGTTCGAGACCCAGTGCTGGATCGGACCAATAGACTTTGACTATGTCATTGATTCCGATATATCCATAAGTACAATCAAGGTGTGA
- the mch gene encoding methenyltetrahydromethanopterin cyclohydrolase: MISVNEKGLAIIDEMLDWEEEIKVESKELENGATIIDCGVNVEGGYDAGMYLSRLCLADLAEISYTKVDLDGLPVPAIQVATDHPTIACMASQYAGWRIAVGDYFGMGSGPARGLGLKPKELYEEIGYKDDADAAVLVMESDKLPTEEIVEYIAKHCSVDPQNVYIAVAPTSSIAGSVQISARVVETGIHKLESIGFDINTIKSGFGVAPIAPIVGDDTKCMGSTNDCIIYCGETYYTVDFGDAEKLEDFVKKAPSNTSRDFGKPFYTTFKEAGFDFFKVDAGMFAPAKITINDVATKKSFTSGRTNPGILLESFGIKNV, from the coding sequence ATGATAAGTGTCAACGAAAAGGGATTAGCAATTATTGATGAGATGTTAGACTGGGAAGAAGAGATCAAGGTCGAGTCAAAGGAACTTGAGAACGGCGCTACCATTATTGACTGTGGTGTCAATGTTGAGGGTGGCTATGATGCAGGTATGTACCTCTCACGCCTCTGCCTTGCAGACCTTGCAGAGATCTCATACACAAAGGTCGATCTGGACGGTCTTCCAGTACCAGCTATTCAGGTTGCTACAGACCACCCTACCATCGCATGTATGGCATCCCAGTACGCAGGCTGGAGAATTGCAGTCGGTGACTACTTCGGCATGGGCTCCGGTCCTGCAAGAGGCCTTGGCCTTAAGCCAAAAGAGCTCTACGAAGAGATCGGCTACAAGGACGATGCAGATGCAGCAGTCCTCGTAATGGAATCCGACAAGCTCCCAACCGAAGAGATCGTTGAGTACATCGCAAAACACTGCAGTGTTGACCCACAGAATGTTTACATCGCAGTTGCACCAACCTCATCAATCGCAGGATCAGTACAGATCTCCGCAAGGGTTGTTGAGACAGGTATCCACAAACTTGAGTCCATCGGCTTTGACATCAACACCATCAAGAGCGGTTTCGGTGTCGCACCTATCGCACCTATCGTCGGAGATGACACAAAGTGCATGGGTTCAACCAATGACTGTATCATCTACTGTGGTGAGACCTACTACACCGTTGACTTCGGAGACGCAGAGAAGCTCGAGGACTTCGTGAAGAAGGCACCATCCAACACCTCCAGGGACTTCGGTAAGCCATTCTACACAACCTTCAAGGAAGCAGGTTTCGACTTCTTCAAGGTCGATGCTGGTATGTTCGCTCCTGCAAAGATCACAATCAACGATGTTGCAACCAAGAAGTCATTCACAAGCGGACGCACAAACCCCGGCATTCTGCTCGAATCCTTCGGTATCAAGAACGTATAA
- a CDS encoding uroporphyrinogen decarboxylase family protein, with the protein MAQRMTSPERMMAVMSGQKPDRVPVVPFALGYSSKITGVSLGDWYADGNKCFEAQLASMRLHGYEETPMYGYASCGAWEFGGKIGFPYGKGQGAPYVIEHPVKNVDDIENLSVPDFKGELPGAYKEADKLASRCSELGMPVSIQVGSVFTTASVVADTSEFLTWIMMEPKAVHVLLGKVADMFINVIDYFADKYGAENLLPFDGGPSESNTMISPDMFGEFAYPHMKRIHGHMKDLGVHSVLMHPCANQNGNIPYYVKMRDELGWSGKYVWLFGPETPVKSQVEAFGDHDVVCGNVDPSLFITKSYDELVEICRQNILEGKDSPSGFILAPGCEFPVGASPIKLMAMMDAAEKYGRYE; encoded by the coding sequence ATGGCACAGAGGATGACATCACCTGAACGGATGATGGCGGTTATGTCCGGACAAAAACCGGATCGTGTACCTGTGGTTCCTTTTGCTTTGGGATATTCTTCAAAGATAACTGGTGTATCTCTTGGTGATTGGTATGCAGATGGAAACAAGTGTTTTGAAGCCCAGTTAGCTTCAATGCGGCTGCATGGTTATGAAGAGACACCGATGTATGGATATGCTTCTTGCGGTGCCTGGGAATTTGGGGGGAAAATAGGTTTTCCTTATGGCAAAGGACAGGGTGCTCCCTATGTCATAGAACACCCTGTGAAGAATGTTGATGATATTGAAAATTTAAGTGTACCTGACTTCAAGGGTGAACTACCAGGTGCATACAAAGAGGCGGATAAACTAGCTTCCAGATGTTCTGAGCTTGGTATGCCCGTCTCTATACAGGTAGGCAGTGTATTTACAACTGCGTCAGTTGTTGCGGATACATCTGAGTTTTTGACCTGGATCATGATGGAACCCAAAGCTGTACACGTATTACTTGGTAAGGTAGCGGATATGTTCATCAATGTTATAGATTATTTTGCAGACAAATATGGTGCAGAAAACCTGCTTCCTTTCGATGGAGGGCCATCTGAATCCAATACTATGATATCGCCGGATATGTTTGGGGAATTCGCATATCCTCACATGAAGAGAATTCATGGTCATATGAAAGATCTGGGAGTACATTCTGTACTTATGCATCCGTGTGCAAACCAGAATGGTAATATCCCTTACTATGTAAAAATGAGGGATGAGTTGGGATGGTCTGGAAAATATGTATGGCTTTTTGGTCCGGAGACACCTGTCAAGAGTCAGGTAGAAGCATTCGGTGACCATGATGTTGTCTGCGGCAATGTGGATCCGTCACTTTTCATTACCAAATCATATGATGAGTTAGTGGAAATATGCAGACAGAATATCCTTGAAGGAAAGGATTCTCCATCAGGCTTTATACTGGCTCCAGGGTGTGAATTCCCTGTTGGTGCATCGCCGATCAAATTGATGGCTATGATGGATGCTGCCGAAAAATATGGCAGATACGAATAA
- a CDS encoding DUF6864 domain-containing function yields MQSIAIESGPVRVISSGTVISFDKNPIEITMGGSGRCKVIMIFHDEEGEGKSFVRPRVIGSRTIELTFVNFKDPLGSGNVKPIHFATIGGLTIFMNYRIYSYLDSDKTVHYTFYCSQEDSLDKVHTEGFNEWIIE; encoded by the coding sequence ATGCAGAGCATTGCTATTGAATCAGGTCCTGTTAGAGTAATATCATCAGGTACGGTTATTTCTTTTGATAAGAATCCAATCGAGATAACGATGGGAGGTTCGGGCAGATGCAAGGTTATTATGATCTTTCATGATGAAGAAGGAGAAGGCAAATCATTTGTCAGGCCAAGAGTTATAGGTTCCAGGACCATTGAATTAACATTTGTTAACTTCAAGGATCCTCTGGGTTCAGGGAACGTAAAGCCGATCCATTTTGCAACTATTGGTGGGCTTACTATATTTATGAATTACAGGATATATTCTTATTTGGATAGTGATAAAACAGTTCACTATACATTCTATTGTTCACAGGAAGACTCCTTGGATAAAGTGCATACAGAAGGCTTCAATGAATGGATCATTGAGTGA